CAGCGCCGGACGTAGTAGCCGCGGAACGCCTCGACCGAGGTCTTGCGCCCCCCGCCGGCCGCGAACCAGCGGGTGACCGCCTCGTGCGCGAAGAGACCGGTGGCGGTGTGGAAGCTGTGGTCGGAGTAGCCCTCGGCGTCCGCGTGCCGGGGGTTCGCGCGGTTGTGGACCTGCCGATCCGGATCCGGGTCCATCGTCCAGACGAGCGTGGGGGCGAAGTCGTCGAGCAGCATCACCAGCGACTCGATCAGGCTCTCCCGGGTGTAGCGGTGCTCACGCGACACCGGGGAGCCGAGCGGGACCATGCTCAGGTTCGCCGCGACCCGTCCGTCCCAGAGCTCCGGCAGCGAGTTGGTGTCGGGGGCGGCGGACGCCGGGGGCGTACACCACAGGTTGAGCGAGACCAGCCGGATGTGCGGCGCGTCGACCAGCACCGACACCTCCGCCTCGGCTCCGCCGGCCAGCGTGGTCACCTCCCGGCGCCACTTCGCGTCCCGGTGGCCCAGGACCATGTCGGCGTACGCGCAGCGCAGACCGTTGAACCGGGCCGCCGCGAAGGCTTGGAAGTCCACCGGCAGGTCGGCGTGTTCCGGCGTGCCGCCCGGCGCGTTGCGGCCGTCGGCCTCGCCCGCCGTGAGGCAGACCGTGAGGTGCGCCGCGCTGCTGGCCAGTTGGCTGACCAGCAGCGGGTTGAGGAAGTACAGGTCGTCGTCCTGGTGCGCCATGATGGCCATCGACCGCGCCGGAGCGACGGCGGCGGAGCGCTGCCACACGGTGAGCGGACGCTTGGCCCGGCGACCGAGGGCCCGCAACGACCCCGCCCATTCCCTGTGCTCAGGCATCTCGCGTGCCTTTCTGCCGTGGACCTTCGGTCCCGGTTGTCCCGCCCGACTCGTCGACCGTCCGACCGGCGGCGATACGCATCGACGGCAGCGTCGGCGCGTCCAGGCGCGGACCGACCCGCATCCGCGACACCGCCGACGGGTCCGCCGGCCGAGGAAGCGCCGGCGTGGTCGGGGCGTCCACCTGCCGGGGGATCCGCAGCGACGGGGTCGTCGCCGCGTCCACCTGGCCGGCACCCCGGCGTACGCCGTTGGCCTGCCGCCACAGCGCGCTGGCCCCCTGGGTGCGGCGCTGCGCCACCACGTCGTCCGGCAGCTCGAAGGGGGCCGGGAAGGGCAGGTAGCGGGGCAGGAAGTCAGCCAGCATGCTCTCCTGCTCCGCCATCGACCGGGGATCCGAGTCGGTGTCGTTGAGGCAGAACACGTCGCGGTGGCGTCTGGCCAGCAGCTCGGCGAGGCGCGCGGGGGTCGACGGGTGGCCGAGGTCGGCGTACTCGTACTCGATGTCGCCCGGCACGGCCTGCGCGGTCAGGTACGCCCAGTACTGGTGCAGCGCCGATGGGATGGACAGGTCGCCGTGGTGGCGGAACCGGTGCCGGGCCGTCTCCGTCACGCCGTCGCGGAGCACGTGCTCGATCTGGTACATGATGCTGCGGCGCAGCGCGAACGGCGTGTGCTTCATCTTCTGCGTGATGGTCACGCCGAACTGCCGCTGGATCTGCCGTCGGTTGTTCTTGCCGGCGGCGTTCACCGGCAGGTCTCCCGGCTTCGCGTCGCCCAGCCCGAACTGGGCCGCCGAGGGGAAGAACTTCGCGATCCCGTTGGCGTGGAAGAAGTGGGTGGGCAGCAGCGGCCGGCCCAGGAACACGTCGTCGTTCAGGTAGAGGAAGTGCTCGGCCAGACCCTCGATGCGGTGCAGCCGCGACTCGATGGCGTGCGAGTTGAACGACGATCGCACACCGAGGTCGGCGAAGAGTTCGGCGTGCGAGACGACGGTGACCATCGGGTGGTGCGGGTCGAGCCAGCTCGGCAACTGACCGTCGGTGATCAGGAAGATCCGCCGCAGCCAGGGCGCGAAGCTGTGCAGCGACCGCAGGGAGTATCGCAGCTCGTCCCGGTTGTGGTAGCGCGACGAGTTGGCCGCGACCGCGTGCAGCGGGCCGCCCGCCTCGCCCAGCGCCGCCCGCTTCCGGTCGAGCCACTCCGGGTCCGACCCGTCCACCCAGGTGTAGACGGCGTCGACGGGGAAGCCGACCCGGTCGAAGGCGCGGACGGCGAGGTCACGGCGGCTGCCGTACGTGTGGTCGTCGGCCTCGGGCACGAAGTGGCTGAGCAGCGCCGCCGCGACGCGGACGGGCTCAGGCTCGACGGGCGCCTCGTCGATGACCGCGTTGTGGCGGGGCGCGCGGATGACGTCCCCGTCCCGGGTCCAGAACTCGATCTCGCAGGCGTGCCGCGAGCCGAGCACCACGCCCGCCCGGGCGTCGGTCACCGGGAACCACACCTGGAACACCTCAGTCGGCGTCAGGTCGGGTTGGTGCCGGCCGGGCCGCACCTCCACGGTGCGGATCTGCGCGCCGGAGAGGGCCGGCGCGGCGTGGAGGGTACGCCGAACCGCGTCCCGCTGGTCGGCGACGACCGCCACCGTGCTGCGCAGGTGGTCGTCGTTGCGCAGGCAGTGGTAGCGGATCCCGGCCGCGTCGAGGGCCGACGTGACGGCCGTCAGGTTGCGGTGCCACATCTGCAGGGGCGTGGCGGCCGCCACGACCTCGGCCGGGGTGCGTACGCCGCCGTCGTCGACGCTCACCACCGATCCCACGGGATGCACCGTGTCCCCACCGGGAGCGCGAACGAGCGTACGCACGAGACCGAGCCGCCGGTGCTCCGGCAGCAGGCGGATCAGCCGGCGCCGGGCCGAAGGCGGTAGCAGGCGGTAGACGCGCAGGGCGATCATGCTCGGGACCGCCGGAGTCCGACGGCCGGGCCAGGGGCGCGCACGGTCACCGCCGTCGTGGCGGGACGGACGCTTCCTGCCGTGAACGGAATTCCAACCTCGTGCAAGCAGGCATCGTCGCGCCCTTCCTCACTGCATCCCCGTGTGCCTCCGTACGCCCGCAGAGAGGTCGTGGCGTCACGAGCGGGGAAGCCGCGGGCGGCTGCGCCACGCGTCGTGGCACCGACGACGAGAGCTCCGCGGCGAGGGCGGCGGCGACGAGACATTAGCAGCGTGTTCACGGGCCAGCCATGGATCGGCAATCCTTTGGTTCACCGGAGGGACATCGAGATGGATGCTTCGTTCCTGAAGATCCGTTTAGTGGCAAAAATTCCAGCAATCCGACTGAGTCTCGACTACCAGTTCGGCTGACGGCGACCCCCACCCCTTCGCCGGATGTACGCCACACCACCACCCGCCGATACTCCGCCCGGCCCGGGGGCTCTGGCACAGTTGCGGGATGACCGGGACCGACCCCACCGCGCGTCGGGTGCTGCACCCACCCGCCGGCTACCGCCTCGCGCCCTCGGTCCGCGCCCTGACCTTCAGCCCGTACGACCCGTGCGCCCGGATCGTCGCGGGTGCCCTCTGGTGGGCGACCCGAACCCCGGCCGGACCCGCCACCCTCGCCCTGCGGCCCGCCGACGGCGACCTGCTGGCCGAGGGGTGGGGGCCGGGCGCCGAGTGGGTGGTGGAGCGGGCCGACGCGGTCGCCGGGCTCCGGGACGACCTGGGCGCCTTCGCCGACCTCGCCGCGGCGCACCCGCTGGTCGACCGGCTGGCCCGCGAGCACCACGGCCTGCGGATGCCGGCCACCGGGCTGGTCTTCCCCCGGGTGCTGCGGGCCGTTTTCGAGCAGAAGGTCACCGGCAAGGAGGCCTACCGGGCGTACGCCGCCACGGTCCGGCACTTCGCCGAGCCCGCGCCCGGGCCGGTGCGGCTGCTGCTACCCCCGGAGCCGGCGGCCGTCGCGGCCACGCCCTACTGGGTATTCCACCCCTTCGGGGTCGAGCAGCGCCGGGCGGACACGCTGCGCCGCGCGGCGGCCGTCGCGGACCGGCTGGAACGGTGCGCGGACGCCGCCGAGGCGACCCGCCGGCTGACCGCCGTGGCCGGCATCGGCCCGTGGACCGCCGCCGAGGTGGTGCGGGTGGCGTACGGCGACCCGGACGCGGTCAGCGTCGGCGACTACCACGTCCCGAACACCGTGGCCTGGGCGCTCGCCGGCGAGCCCCGGGGCGACGACGCCCGGATGCTGGCCCTGCTGGAGCCCTTCCGGGGCCACCGCGGCCGGGTCTGCGTGCTGCTGGAGGCCGCCGGCATCCAGGCCCCGAAGTACGGGCCGCGCGCCCCGATCCGCTCGTTCGCCCGCTACTGACCGGCGTCGCCGGGGTCGGACGCCCCGACCGCCGGGGCGGGACGGCGGGGACGTGCGCCACGCTGCTATACAACGGTCCATGTCGATCCTCTCCCTCCGGTTGCTGGCGCGGGTGGCCCTCGTGGCCGTCACGTCGGTGGCCGCGCTCGGCGCCACCGCGGTGCCGGCCACCGCCGGCGCCAAGGCCCTGGCCCTGAAGTCCCTCGCGTTCGCCGCCAGCCGCGTCGACGCGACCGTCGACAGCGCGGTCGTCCCGCTGACCTGGACCGTCACCAACCCCGACGCCGCCGCGCAGGACATGTACGGCAGCCTCCACATCCAGATGGCCGGTCCCACCCCGGGCAGCTACGTCGGGCAGACCTACGAGGTCGACTTCCGCTTCGAGGACGTCACCTACACCAAGGCCCGCTGGGTGTCCGGCACGCCGCGGCGCTCGACCTACACCTACGACTTCGTCGTCCCCCGCTTCGCCGCGACCAGCAGCGCCCAGTGGCTCGTCACCCGGTTCGAGGTCCACGACGAGCGCGGAGCGGCCCTGACCCTCGACCGCGCCGCGCTGGCCGGTCACCGCGGCACCGTGACCGCGCGGACCGTGGCCGACACGACGCCGCCGAGCAGCTACTGGGCCTACCTGGAGCCGCTCAGCGACGCCCGCCCCTACACCTATGTGAAGGACCGCGAGGGCTACCTCAGGTACTACGTCGCCGTGCAGGACTGGGAGTCCGGGGTGTGGCAGGGCAGCCTCCAGCTCACCGGCCCGGGCGGGCAGACCGTGACCGGCCGGTTCGAGGCGTTCTTCCACCGGGCCGACCAGCGGTGCGGCGCCTACAGCGGTGGCGACATCAACTCCACGAGCTGCTCGATCGAGGTGCGCATCCCGGCCAACGCCGCGTCCGGCGAGTGGCGCGTCACCGAGTTGGCGCTGACCGACAACGTCGGCAACCTGGCCGTCGTCACCGACCACGGCCTGGAATCGATCATCGTCACCTCCAACGCCTCCCTCAGCGCGAGCGGCTTCACGGTCAGTCCCAACCCGGTCAACAACTGGACCGTGAACGTCAACGCCACCCTCGGGATGACGGTCGCCGGCGCCCAGGAGGGCGTCCGGGAGATCCTCGTCGACTTCGACAACCACGGCTGCCGGCAGACCTCGACCACGCCGACCGTGGGCGCCGACGGCACGATCGGCCTGCCGATCCTCGTCTACAGTCGCACCGCCCGGTGCACCGTCGTCGGGCTCGCGATCCGGGACGCTGCCGGCGGCCTCGCCCTCTACGGC
This genomic stretch from Micromonospora krabiensis harbors:
- a CDS encoding stealth family protein, whose translation is MIALRVYRLLPPSARRRLIRLLPEHRRLGLVRTLVRAPGGDTVHPVGSVVSVDDGGVRTPAEVVAAATPLQMWHRNLTAVTSALDAAGIRYHCLRNDDHLRSTVAVVADQRDAVRRTLHAAPALSGAQIRTVEVRPGRHQPDLTPTEVFQVWFPVTDARAGVVLGSRHACEIEFWTRDGDVIRAPRHNAVIDEAPVEPEPVRVAAALLSHFVPEADDHTYGSRRDLAVRAFDRVGFPVDAVYTWVDGSDPEWLDRKRAALGEAGGPLHAVAANSSRYHNRDELRYSLRSLHSFAPWLRRIFLITDGQLPSWLDPHHPMVTVVSHAELFADLGVRSSFNSHAIESRLHRIEGLAEHFLYLNDDVFLGRPLLPTHFFHANGIAKFFPSAAQFGLGDAKPGDLPVNAAGKNNRRQIQRQFGVTITQKMKHTPFALRRSIMYQIEHVLRDGVTETARHRFRHHGDLSIPSALHQYWAYLTAQAVPGDIEYEYADLGHPSTPARLAELLARRHRDVFCLNDTDSDPRSMAEQESMLADFLPRYLPFPAPFELPDDVVAQRRTQGASALWRQANGVRRGAGQVDAATTPSLRIPRQVDAPTTPALPRPADPSAVSRMRVGPRLDAPTLPSMRIAAGRTVDESGGTTGTEGPRQKGTRDA
- a CDS encoding DNA-3-methyladenine glycosylase family protein: MTGTDPTARRVLHPPAGYRLAPSVRALTFSPYDPCARIVAGALWWATRTPAGPATLALRPADGDLLAEGWGPGAEWVVERADAVAGLRDDLGAFADLAAAHPLVDRLAREHHGLRMPATGLVFPRVLRAVFEQKVTGKEAYRAYAATVRHFAEPAPGPVRLLLPPEPAAVAATPYWVFHPFGVEQRRADTLRRAAAVADRLERCADAAEATRRLTAVAGIGPWTAAEVVRVAYGDPDAVSVGDYHVPNTVAWALAGEPRGDDARMLALLEPFRGHRGRVCVLLEAAGIQAPKYGPRAPIRSFARY